The sequence below is a genomic window from Nitrososphaerota archaeon.
GGCCTTAGCCCGTGGCATGTTCAGCGCATCATAGTTGAAGGAAAATAAGGTTTAGCCTAGCGTTATATGCTCAGGCTTTATCTTCAGAATGGTTCGCTTTTGATCTGGGCTGTGCCAAGGAAACCTCTTGCCCAGATACTTCATTGAGACTTTATCTATATGCTCGTCTGCGCTTTTTGTCGTTATGTCGACAACTTTGCCTCTTATAGCCAGCATCGTATAAGGATCTTTTTTATCGATTATCGATAATGCAACTCGGGAACTCTTTTCACGTTTCTATACTTCATCCTCCCCTCAGACGTATTGACCAAAACGAACTCTCCGGCGTTATCTACCCACACTGGTTTTACTTGAGGAGAGCCGTCAGGCATCAGAGTTGCTATGTGAGCAAAGTTCTTACCTCTTATGATTTTCTTTGCTTCTGAAGACAGCTTTACCATATTTAACACGATTATATGGAAGGCTAAAATAAATTTCCAACTGCTAAAACTGAGCTAATGTTACAGGCTTAATTGTAGGATAGCCATCAAGATAATAAATTGAAAAAGACGGGTCATGTAGTTCTACCTCTTCATGGAGGGCATGCTCCATCATGGCTAACGGATAGAATGAAGAAACTATCAGACGAAATTGTGCGCCTTCTTGTCAATGAATACGGTCCAAGAGAATTTCTCAGCAGGCTTTCTGATCCATTTTGGTTTCAGGCTTTCGGATGTGTTTTAGGTTTTGACTGGCACTCTTCTGGTGTGACGACGGTTGTTGCTGGAGTATTGAAAGACGTTCTGCAGTTTGACAGACATGGCGTAAGGGTTGCTGGAGGAAAGGGCAAGGCATCTAGAAAGACGCCACAAGAGGTTGTAGAAATAAGCAACTCGATAAACCTGTCTACAAAGAGAATTGAAGAGTTACAATATGCTAGCAGGATGTGCGCCAAAGTAGACACAGTAGCTATACAGGCAGGTTACCCTCTTTACCATCATAACTTTTTTCTGACGGAAAAGGGAGACTGGTGCGTAATTCAGCAGGGCATATGTGTAGATGACAGGACTGCTAGGAGATACCATTGGTTCTCATCAAATGTCTAAGATTTTATTGTCGAACCGCATGACGCAATAGTTGGAGATGTTGTAAGACC
It includes:
- a CDS encoding DUF763 domain-containing protein, with product MKKTGHVVLPLHGGHAPSWLTDRMKKLSDEIVRLLVNEYGPREFLSRLSDPFWFQAFGCVLGFDWHSSGVTTVVAGVLKDVLQFDRHGVRVAGGKGKASRKTPQEVVEISNSINLSTKRIEELQYASRMCAKVDTVAIQAGYPLYHHNFFLTEKGDWCVIQQGICVDDRTARRYHWFSSNV